The Streptococcus toyakuensis genome has a window encoding:
- the efp gene encoding elongation factor P has translation MIEASKLKAGMTFETADGKLIRVLEASHHKPGKGNTIMRMKLRDVRTGSTFDTSYRPEEKFEQAIIETVPAQYLYKMDETAYFMNTETYDQYEIPVVNVENELLYILENSDVKIQFYGTEVIGVTVPTTVELTVAETQPSIKGATVTGSGKPATMETGLVVNVPDFIEAGQKLIINTAEGTYVSRA, from the coding sequence ATGATTGAAGCAAGCAAATTGAAAGCTGGTATGACATTTGAAACTGCAGACGGAAAATTAATCCGCGTTTTGGAAGCTAGCCACCACAAACCAGGTAAAGGGAATACGATCATGCGTATGAAATTGCGTGATGTCCGTACTGGTTCTACTTTTGACACAAGCTACCGTCCAGAAGAAAAATTCGAACAAGCTATTATCGAAACTGTTCCAGCTCAATACTTGTACAAAATGGATGAAACTGCCTACTTCATGAACACTGAAACTTACGACCAATACGAAATTCCAGTCGTAAACGTTGAAAATGAATTGCTTTACATCCTTGAAAACTCTGATGTGAAAATCCAATTCTACGGAACTGAAGTAATCGGTGTAACTGTACCAACTACTGTTGAATTGACAGTTGCTGAAACACAACCATCTATCAAAGGTGCTACTGTTACAGGTTCTGGTAAACCAGCGACTATGGAAACTGGACTTGTTGTCAACGTTCCTGACTTCATCGAAGCTGGACAAAAATTGATCATCAACACTGCAGAAGGAACTTACGTTTCTCGTGCCTAA
- a CDS encoding 2,3-butanediol dehydrogenase, whose translation MATMKAARWHAAKDVRIQEVKIPEVLPHQVKVAVKFTGICGTDLHEFLDGPIFIPTEEHVYSGQKAPVTLGHEFSGEIVEVGSDVTRVKVGDRVAVEPILAKNNLVGNYNLDPNLNFVGLAADGGFAKYCVLDGDLVHVIPDSLSYEQAALTEPAAVAVYAVRQSALKAGDTAAVFGLGPIGLLIVEALRAAGASKIYAVELSPERQAKAEELGAIVVRPEEGETAVEAIHRLTNGGVDVSYEVTGVPVVLGQALAAVHKAGECMVVSIWEREANINPNEFAIQEKTLKGIIAYRHIFPKVLELMEQGYFSAEKLVTKKIKLENIVEEGFIELTQDKSQIKILVEPE comes from the coding sequence ATGGCTACAATGAAAGCAGCTCGCTGGCATGCAGCAAAAGATGTTCGTATTCAAGAAGTAAAAATCCCTGAGGTACTTCCGCACCAAGTAAAAGTTGCTGTTAAATTCACAGGAATTTGTGGTACTGACCTCCACGAATTTTTAGATGGCCCTATCTTCATCCCAACAGAAGAACATGTCTATTCTGGTCAAAAAGCACCAGTAACACTGGGACATGAATTTTCTGGTGAAATTGTAGAAGTCGGAAGCGATGTTACTCGTGTTAAAGTTGGTGATCGTGTTGCTGTAGAACCAATTCTAGCTAAGAATAACTTAGTTGGTAATTATAATTTGGATCCAAACCTTAATTTTGTCGGTTTAGCTGCAGACGGTGGATTTGCCAAATATTGTGTTTTAGACGGTGACTTAGTACATGTCATTCCAGATAGCTTAAGCTATGAGCAAGCTGCTCTCACTGAGCCAGCTGCTGTTGCAGTTTATGCAGTTCGTCAATCAGCACTAAAAGCTGGTGATACTGCTGCTGTCTTTGGCTTAGGTCCGATTGGTCTCTTAATTGTAGAAGCCCTTCGTGCAGCGGGTGCTTCTAAGATTTATGCTGTTGAACTATCACCTGAACGTCAAGCAAAAGCTGAAGAGTTAGGAGCTATCGTTGTCCGTCCGGAAGAAGGTGAAACAGCTGTTGAAGCTATTCATCGTTTAACAAACGGTGGTGTAGATGTTTCTTATGAAGTAACGGGTGTGCCAGTAGTTTTAGGACAAGCCTTAGCTGCCGTACATAAAGCAGGTGAGTGCATGGTGGTCTCTATCTGGGAACGAGAAGCAAATATTAATCCGAATGAATTTGCAATCCAAGAAAAGACACTAAAAGGAATCATTGCTTATCGTCATATCTTCCCTAAAGTATTAGAATTGATGGAACAAGGCTACTTCTCTGCTGAAAAATTAGTTACTAAGAAAATTAAATTGGAAAATATCGTCGAAGAAGGCTTTATCGAATTAACTCAAGATAAGTCACAAATTAAAATTTTGGTAGAACCAGAATAA
- a CDS encoding aromatic acid exporter family protein — protein sequence MSISQRTTKLILATCLACFLAYFLNLSSAVSAGIIALLSLSDTRRSTLKLARNRLFSMLLALAIGVLAFHLSGFHIWSLGLYLALYVPLAYKMGWEIGITPSTVLVSHLLVQESTSPDLLLNEFLLFVIGTGFALLVNLYMPSRQEEIQHYHTLVEEKLKDILHRFKYYLSKGDGRNRAQLVEELDTLLEEALRLVYLDHSDHLFHQTDYHIHYFEMRQRQSRILRNMAQQINTCHLAASESLILAQLFSKIAGQLSQTNPASDLLDEIERYLEVFRNRSLPKTREEFETRATLLQLLREAKTFIQVKVDFYKKYGQ from the coding sequence ATGTCTATTAGCCAACGTACGACCAAACTCATCTTAGCCACCTGTCTTGCCTGCTTTCTTGCTTATTTTCTCAATCTCTCCTCAGCTGTCTCGGCTGGAATTATTGCCCTCTTGAGCCTATCTGATACGCGTAGAAGTACCTTAAAACTGGCTCGCAATCGCCTCTTTTCCATGCTTCTAGCTCTGGCTATTGGTGTTTTAGCTTTTCACTTGAGTGGATTTCATATCTGGAGCCTTGGACTCTATCTTGCCCTATACGTTCCTCTGGCCTACAAGATGGGCTGGGAAATTGGCATCACTCCAAGCACTGTTTTGGTTAGCCATCTCTTGGTGCAAGAGTCAACTTCTCCAGACCTTCTACTCAATGAATTCCTTCTCTTTGTAATTGGTACAGGATTTGCCTTACTTGTAAATCTCTACATGCCTTCACGACAAGAGGAAATCCAGCACTACCACACGCTGGTGGAAGAAAAGTTAAAAGATATCCTCCATCGCTTCAAATACTACTTATCCAAAGGAGATGGACGCAATCGAGCACAGCTGGTAGAAGAATTAGACACCCTTTTGGAAGAAGCCCTCAGACTAGTCTATCTAGATCACTCAGACCACCTCTTTCACCAGACCGATTACCATATCCACTATTTTGAGATGAGACAGCGACAAAGTCGCATACTACGAAACATGGCCCAACAAATCAACACCTGTCACCTAGCTGCCAGTGAAAGCCTGATTTTGGCCCAACTCTTTTCAAAAATTGCTGGACAACTGAGCCAGACCAATCCTGCTTCTGATTTGCTAGATGAAATCGAACGCTATCTGGAAGTCTTCCGTAACCGCAGTCTGCCCAAGACAAGAGAAGAATTTGAAACCCGTGCCACGCTCCTCCAACTCCTACGCGAAGCCAAAACCTTCATCCAAGTAAAAGTTGACTTTTACAAAAAATATGGACAGTAA
- the sstT gene encoding serine/threonine transporter SstT — protein MKKIIHAWNKASLIKRILIGMLCGGILGLTLPNISGIGLLGDLFVGGLKAIAPILVFALVANALSQHKKGQDSNMKTVIFLYLVGTFAAALVAVFASFIVPVEITLNSANTEIAPPDGIGQVLSNLLLKLVDNPVNALVTANYIGILSWAVVFGIAMREASKNSKELLNTIADVTSKIVEWIINLAPFGILGLVFKTISDKGIGSLANYGILLGLLVTTMFFVALVVNPLIAFLFMKRNPYPLVLKCLRVSGVTAFFTRSSAANIPVNMKLCHDLGLDPDTYSVSIPLGSTINMAGAAITINVLTLAAVNTLGIPVDFATAFVLSVVAAISACGASGIAGGSLLLIPVACSLFGISNDIAMQVVGVGFVIGVIQDSCETALNSSTDVLFTAVAEYAAARKK, from the coding sequence ATGAAAAAAATCATTCATGCTTGGAATAAGGCAAGCCTGATCAAACGAATTTTGATTGGTATGCTTTGTGGAGGTATCCTAGGACTGACACTTCCTAACATTTCAGGAATTGGCCTGCTCGGAGATCTCTTTGTTGGTGGCCTCAAAGCCATCGCACCGATTCTGGTCTTTGCCCTCGTTGCCAATGCCCTTTCCCAACATAAAAAGGGGCAAGATAGCAATATGAAAACTGTTATCTTCCTTTATCTAGTGGGGACATTTGCAGCTGCTCTTGTAGCGGTTTTTGCTAGTTTCATCGTACCTGTTGAAATTACCCTAAATAGTGCCAATACAGAAATTGCACCACCAGATGGGATTGGCCAGGTCCTCAGCAACCTCTTGCTCAAATTGGTTGACAATCCAGTCAATGCCCTTGTCACAGCCAACTACATCGGTATCCTATCATGGGCAGTTGTTTTCGGGATTGCTATGAGAGAAGCCAGCAAAAATAGTAAAGAATTGTTGAATACTATTGCTGATGTGACTTCTAAAATTGTCGAGTGGATCATCAACCTAGCTCCATTTGGAATCCTTGGCCTTGTCTTCAAAACCATCTCCGATAAGGGAATCGGCAGTTTAGCTAACTATGGAATCTTGCTTGGCCTCTTGGTGACAACTATGTTCTTTGTTGCTCTAGTAGTCAATCCATTGATTGCATTTCTCTTTATGAAGAGGAATCCTTATCCCCTCGTTTTGAAATGTTTGCGTGTCAGTGGTGTGACAGCCTTCTTCACTCGTAGTTCTGCGGCCAACATCCCTGTCAATATGAAACTTTGCCACGACCTCGGACTAGATCCAGATACCTATTCAGTTTCTATCCCACTTGGTTCTACTATCAACATGGCCGGAGCAGCAATTACCATTAACGTTCTAACCCTTGCTGCAGTAAATACTCTTGGCATCCCTGTTGACTTTGCAACAGCCTTTGTCCTTAGTGTAGTAGCAGCCATCTCAGCCTGTGGAGCTTCTGGTATTGCCGGAGGATCCCTCCTTCTTATCCCAGTTGCTTGTAGCCTCTTCGGTATTTCTAACGATATTGCTATGCAAGTTGTTGGGGTTGGATTTGTGATTGGAGTTATCCAAGACTCATGTGAAACAGCCCTCAACTCTTCTACAGACGTCCTCTTTACCGCCGTTGCCGAATACGCAGCAGCCCGTAAAAAATAA
- the gatB gene encoding Asp-tRNA(Asn)/Glu-tRNA(Gln) amidotransferase subunit GatB, whose protein sequence is MNFETVIGLEVHVELNTNSKIFSPTSAHFGNDQNANTNVIDWSFPGVLPVLNKGVVDAGIKAALALNMDIHKKMHFDRKNYFYPDNPKAYQISQFDEPIGYNGWIEVELEDGTTKKIGIERAHLEEDAGKNTHGTDGYSYVDLNRQGVPLIEIVSEADMRSPEEAYAYLTALKEVIQYAGISDVKMEEGSMRVDANISLRPYGQEKFGTKTELKNLNSFSNVRKGLEYEVQRQTEILRSGGQIRQETRRYDEANKATILMRVKEGAADYRYFPEPDLPLFEISDEWIEEMRTELPEFPKERRARYVSDLGLSDYDASQLTANKITSDFFEKAVALGGDAKQVSNWLQGEVAQFLNAEGKTLEQIELTPENLVEMIAIIEDGTISSKIAKKVFVHLAKNGGGAREYVEKAGMVQISDPAVLIPIIHQVFADNEAAVADFKSGKRNADKAFTGFLMKATKGQANPQVALKLLAQELAKLKED, encoded by the coding sequence ATGAACTTTGAAACAGTCATTGGGCTTGAAGTCCACGTAGAGCTTAACACCAATTCAAAAATCTTCTCGCCTACTTCTGCCCACTTTGGAAATGACCAAAATGCCAACACCAACGTGATTGACTGGTCTTTCCCTGGTGTACTACCCGTTCTCAATAAAGGTGTTGTCGATGCCGGTATCAAGGCTGCTCTTGCCCTCAACATGGACATCCACAAAAAGATGCACTTTGACCGCAAGAACTACTTCTATCCTGATAATCCCAAAGCCTACCAAATTTCTCAGTTTGATGAGCCAATCGGCTACAACGGCTGGATTGAAGTCGAGCTAGAAGACGGTACAACTAAAAAAATCGGTATTGAACGTGCTCACCTAGAGGAAGACGCTGGTAAAAACACCCACGGTACAGATGGCTACTCTTATGTTGACCTCAACCGCCAAGGGGTGCCATTGATTGAGATTGTATCTGAAGCGGACATGCGCTCGCCAGAAGAAGCCTATGCTTATCTGACTGCTCTCAAGGAAGTCATCCAGTACGCTGGCATTTCTGACGTTAAGATGGAAGAAGGTTCGATGCGTGTGGATGCCAACATTTCTCTTCGCCCTTATGGTCAAGAAAAATTCGGTACCAAGACTGAATTGAAAAACCTTAACTCCTTCTCAAACGTTCGCAAGGGTCTTGAATACGAAGTCCAACGTCAAACTGAAATCCTTCGCTCAGGTGGTCAAATTCGTCAAGAAACACGCCGTTACGATGAAGCCAACAAAGCAACCATCCTCATGCGTGTTAAAGAAGGTGCCGCAGACTACCGCTACTTCCCAGAACCAGACCTACCCCTCTTTGAAATTTCCGACGAGTGGATTGAGGAAATGCGTACTGAATTGCCAGAGTTTCCAAAAGAACGCCGTGCGCGCTACGTATCTGACCTTGGCTTGTCAGACTACGATGCTAGTCAGTTGACTGCAAACAAGATCACTTCTGATTTCTTTGAAAAAGCTGTCGCCCTAGGTGGTGATGCCAAACAAGTCTCTAACTGGCTCCAAGGAGAAGTTGCTCAATTCTTGAACGCTGAAGGCAAAACACTAGAACAAATCGAATTGACACCAGAAAACTTGGTAGAAATGATTGCCATCATCGAAGACGGCACGATCTCGTCTAAGATTGCCAAGAAAGTCTTTGTCCACCTGGCTAAAAATGGCGGTGGTGCGCGTGAATACGTAGAAAAAGCAGGTATGGTTCAAATCTCAGATCCAGCTGTCTTGATTCCAATCATCCACCAAGTATTCGCCGATAACGAAGCTGCTGTTGCCGACTTCAAGTCAGGGAAACGTAACGCAGACAAGGCCTTCACAGGATTCCTTATGAAAGCAACCAAAGGCCAAGCCAACCCACAAGTTGCCCTTAAACTCCTTGCTCAGGAATTGGCGAAGTTGAAAGAAGATTAA
- a CDS encoding Asp23/Gls24 family envelope stress response protein has translation MGIEEQFGEIVIAPRVLEKIIAIATAKVDGVHSFSNKSVSDTLSKLSLGRGVYLKESNEELTADIYLYLEYGVKVPKVALAIQKAVKDAVHDMADVELAAVNIHVTGIVPDKTPKPELKDLFNEDFLND, from the coding sequence ATGGGAATTGAAGAACAATTTGGCGAAATCGTTATCGCTCCACGTGTACTTGAAAAAATCATTGCCATCGCAACTGCTAAAGTTGATGGTGTCCACTCATTTTCAAATAAATCCGTATCTGATACCCTATCAAAACTCTCTCTTGGTCGTGGCGTCTACTTAAAAGAAAGCAACGAAGAACTAACTGCTGACATCTACCTCTACCTTGAGTACGGTGTGAAAGTACCAAAAGTAGCTCTTGCGATTCAAAAAGCGGTCAAAGATGCTGTCCATGATATGGCTGATGTGGAACTTGCTGCTGTCAATATCCATGTTACAGGAATTGTTCCAGACAAAACACCTAAACCAGAGTTGAAAGATCTATTTAACGAGGACTTCCTCAATGACTAG
- the nusB gene encoding transcription antitermination factor NusB has protein sequence MTSPLLESRRELRKCAFQALMSLEFDTDMETACRFAYTHDREDEDVQIPAFLLNLVSGVQAQKDELDTQINQHLKSGWTVERLTLVEKNLLRLGIFEITSFDTPQLVAVNEAIELAKNFSDQKSARFINGLLSQFVTEENE, from the coding sequence ATGACTAGTCCATTATTAGAATCTAGACGCGAACTTCGTAAGTGCGCTTTTCAAGCTCTTATGAGCCTTGAATTCGACACAGATATGGAAACAGCTTGTCGCTTTGCCTACACACATGACCGTGAAGATGAAGATGTGCAAATTCCAGCCTTTCTTCTAAACTTGGTTTCTGGTGTTCAAGCTCAAAAAGACGAGTTGGATACACAAATCAACCAGCACCTCAAGTCAGGCTGGACAGTTGAGCGCTTGACCTTGGTCGAAAAAAACTTACTACGCTTGGGAATCTTTGAAATCACATCATTTGATACACCTCAGCTGGTAGCAGTCAATGAAGCCATTGAACTCGCTAAGAATTTTTCAGATCAAAAATCAGCCCGCTTTATCAACGGACTGCTTAGTCAATTTGTAACTGAAGAAAATGAATAA
- a CDS encoding peptide chain release factor 3, producing the protein MNIQEEIKKRRTFAIISHPDAGKTTITEQLLYFGGEIREAGTVKGKKTGTFAKSDWMDIEKQRGISVTSSVMQFDYDGKRVNILDTPGHEDFSEDTYRTLMAVDAAVMVVDSAKGIEAQTKKLFEVVKHRGIPVFTFMNKLDRDGREPLDLLQELEEVLGIASYPMNWPIGMGKAFEGLYDLYNQRLELYKGDERFASLEDGDKLFGSNPFYEQVKDDIELLNEAGNEFSEEAILAGELTPVFFGSALTNFGVQTFLETFLKFAPEPHGHKKTDGEIVDPYDKDFSGFVFKIQANMDPRHRDRIAFVRIVSGEFERGMSVNLPRTGKGAKLSNVTQFMAESRENVTNAVAGDIIGVYDTGTYQVGDTLTVGKNKFEFEPLPTFTPEIFMKVSAKNVMKQKSFHKGIEQLVQEGAIQLYKNYQTGEYMLGAVGQLQFEVFKHRMEGEYNAEVVMSPMGKKTVRWIKPEDLDERMSSSRNILAKDRFDQPVFLFENDFALRWFADKYPDVELEEKM; encoded by the coding sequence ATGAATATTCAAGAAGAAATTAAGAAACGTCGTACCTTTGCCATCATCTCCCACCCGGACGCGGGGAAAACAACCATCACTGAGCAGTTGCTCTACTTTGGGGGCGAGATTCGTGAGGCTGGTACGGTTAAAGGAAAGAAAACAGGGACTTTTGCCAAGTCTGACTGGATGGATATCGAGAAGCAACGTGGGATTTCGGTTACTTCATCTGTGATGCAGTTTGACTACGATGGCAAGCGTGTGAATATCCTAGACACACCAGGACACGAGGATTTCTCAGAAGATACCTATCGTACCTTGATGGCGGTGGATGCTGCGGTCATGGTTGTGGACTCTGCCAAGGGTATCGAGGCCCAAACTAAGAAATTGTTTGAAGTTGTGAAACACCGTGGCATTCCCGTCTTTACCTTTATGAACAAGCTGGACCGTGACGGACGTGAGCCACTAGACCTCTTGCAAGAGTTGGAAGAAGTCTTGGGCATTGCAAGTTATCCGATGAACTGGCCAATCGGGATGGGGAAAGCCTTTGAGGGCTTATATGACCTCTATAACCAACGCTTGGAGCTCTATAAAGGGGATGAGCGTTTTGCTAGTCTTGAAGATGGGGACAAGCTTTTTGGCAGCAATCCTTTCTACGAGCAAGTCAAGGATGATATTGAACTTTTAAATGAAGCTGGGAATGAGTTTTCAGAGGAAGCTATTCTGGCTGGAGAATTGACACCTGTCTTCTTCGGTTCGGCCCTCACAAACTTTGGTGTGCAGACCTTCCTTGAAACCTTCCTTAAGTTTGCTCCAGAACCACATGGTCACAAGAAAACAGACGGTGAAATTGTGGATCCTTATGACAAGGATTTCTCAGGATTTGTCTTTAAGATCCAAGCCAACATGGACCCTCGTCACCGTGACCGTATCGCCTTTGTCCGTATCGTATCAGGTGAGTTTGAGCGTGGTATGAGTGTCAACCTACCTCGTACTGGTAAGGGCGCCAAGCTGTCTAATGTTACCCAGTTTATGGCGGAAAGTCGTGAGAATGTAACCAATGCCGTGGCAGGTGATATCATCGGGGTTTACGATACAGGTACTTATCAGGTTGGGGACACTTTGACAGTTGGAAAAAATAAGTTTGAGTTTGAACCGCTGCCAACCTTTACACCTGAAATTTTTATGAAAGTTTCTGCCAAGAACGTTATGAAGCAAAAATCCTTCCACAAGGGGATTGAGCAATTGGTGCAAGAAGGTGCCATTCAGCTTTATAAGAATTATCAAACTGGCGAGTACATGCTAGGCGCTGTTGGTCAACTCCAGTTTGAAGTCTTTAAACACCGTATGGAAGGCGAGTACAATGCAGAAGTGGTTATGAGCCCGATGGGTAAAAAGACCGTTCGTTGGATTAAGCCTGAGGACTTGGATGAACGGATGTCGTCAAGTCGAAATATCTTGGCTAAAGACCGTTTTGACCAACCAGTCTTTCTCTTTGAAAATGACTTTGCCCTCCGCTGGTTTGCGGACAAGTATCCAGATGTAGAGTTGGAAGAGAAGATGTGA
- the gatC gene encoding Asp-tRNA(Asn)/Glu-tRNA(Gln) amidotransferase subunit GatC, whose translation MKITQEEVTHVANLSKLRFSEEETATFATTLSKIVDMVELLGEVDTTGVAPTTTMADRKTVFRPDVAEEGTDRDRLFKNVPEKDNYYIKVPAILDDGGDA comes from the coding sequence ATGAAAATTACGCAAGAAGAGGTAACACACGTTGCCAATCTTTCAAAATTAAGATTCTCTGAAGAAGAAACTGCTACCTTTGCGACGACTTTGTCTAAGATTGTTGACATGGTTGAATTGCTGGGCGAAGTCGACACAACCGGTGTCGCACCTACTACAACTATGGCTGACCGTAAGACCGTATTCCGCCCTGATGTGGCCGAAGAAGGAACAGACCGTGATCGCTTGTTTAAAAACGTACCTGAAAAAGACAACTACTATATCAAGGTACCAGCTATCCTAGACGATGGAGGAGATGCCTAA
- the gatA gene encoding Asp-tRNA(Asn)/Glu-tRNA(Gln) amidotransferase subunit GatA produces MTFNNKTIEDLHNLLVSKEISATELTQATLEDIKSRETSINAFVTIAEEQALAQAKAIDEAGIDADNVLSGIPLAVKDNISTDGILTTAASKMLYNYEPIFDATAVSNAKAKGMIVVGKTNMDEFAMGGSGETSHYGATKNAWDHSKVPGGSSSGSAAAVASGQVRLSLGSDTGGSIRQPAAFNGIVGLKPTYGTVSRFGLIAFGSSLDQIGPFAPTVKENALLLNAIASEDAKDSTSAPVRIADFTSKIGQDIKGMKIALPKEYLGEGIDPEVKETILNAAKHFEKLGAIVEEVSLPHSKYGVAVYYIIASSEASSNLQRFDGIRYGYRAEDATNLDEIYVNSRSQGFGEEVKRRIMLGTFSLSSGYYDAYYKKAGQVRTLIIQDFEKVFADYDLILGPTAPSVAYDLDSLNHDPVAMYLADLLTIPVNLAGLPGISIPAGFSQGLPVGLQLIGPKYSEETIYQAAAAFEATTDYHKQQPVIFGGDN; encoded by the coding sequence ATGACTTTTAATAACAAAACTATTGAAGACTTGCACAATCTCCTTGTGTCTAAGGAAATTTCTGCAACTGAATTGACCCAAGCAACGCTTGAAGATATCAAGTCTCGCGAGACATCTATCAACGCTTTTGTCACAATTGCTGAGGAGCAAGCCCTTGCGCAAGCTAAAGCTATTGATGAAGCTGGAATTGACGCTGATAATGTCCTTTCAGGAATTCCGCTCGCTGTTAAGGATAATATCTCTACTGACGGTATTCTCACAACCGCTGCCTCAAAAATGCTCTACAACTACGAGCCAATCTTTGATGCGACAGCCGTTTCCAATGCCAAAGCCAAAGGCATGATTGTCGTTGGGAAAACCAACATGGACGAATTTGCCATGGGTGGTTCAGGTGAGACTTCCCACTACGGTGCCACTAAAAACGCTTGGGACCACAGCAAGGTTCCTGGTGGATCATCAAGTGGTTCTGCCGCAGCGGTAGCTTCAGGACAAGTTCGCTTGTCACTTGGTTCTGATACTGGTGGTTCTATCCGCCAACCTGCTGCCTTCAACGGAATCGTTGGTCTCAAACCAACCTACGGAACTGTTTCACGTTTCGGTCTCATTGCCTTCGGTAGCTCATTAGACCAAATCGGACCTTTTGCACCAACTGTTAAGGAAAACGCCCTCTTACTCAACGCTATTGCTAGCGAAGATGCTAAAGACTCTACTTCTGCTCCTGTCCGCATTGCCGACTTTACTTCAAAAATCGGTCAAGACATCAAGGGCATGAAAATCGCTTTGCCTAAGGAATACCTTGGTGAAGGGATTGACCCAGAGGTTAAGGAAACTATTCTAAATGCTGCTAAGCACTTTGAAAAACTTGGCGCTATCGTCGAAGAAGTCAGCCTTCCTCACTCTAAATACGGTGTTGCGGTCTACTACATCATCGCTTCATCTGAAGCTTCATCAAACTTGCAACGCTTTGACGGTATTCGTTACGGCTACCGCGCAGAAGATGCGACTAATCTTGATGAAATCTATGTAAACAGCCGTAGCCAAGGTTTCGGTGAAGAGGTAAAACGTCGTATCATGCTAGGTACTTTCAGCCTTTCATCAGGTTACTATGATGCTTACTACAAAAAGGCTGGTCAAGTTCGTACACTCATCATTCAAGATTTCGAAAAAGTCTTTGCGGATTACGACTTGATTTTGGGCCCAACTGCACCAAGCGTTGCCTATGACTTGGATTCTCTCAACCACGACCCAGTTGCCATGTACTTGGCTGACCTTTTGACCATCCCAGTCAACTTAGCTGGTCTCCCAGGAATTTCGATTCCTGCTGGATTCTCTCAAGGTCTACCTGTCGGTCTGCAATTGATTGGTCCTAAATACTCAGAGGAAACCATTTACCAAGCTGCTGCTGCCTTTGAAGCAACAACAGACTACCACAAACAACAACCCGTGATTTTTGGAGGTGACAACTAA